The Nocardia arthritidis genome has a window encoding:
- a CDS encoding aromatase/cyclase, which produces MSLESFCRKAIRIMRHTEHTVTVDAPLEVVWEILVDVEGYARIFPPTRAVEILEESPKHQIARLTVDVNGEVQSWVSRRDIDVTRRIISYRQLENAPLMGYMGGDWRALSIDESRTQLVLTHDFEPREPIDGKVDGRFTYEEVDELLQTAVERNSAADLGAVKEFAEKRVAVKTTAR; this is translated from the coding sequence ATGTCCCTTGAATCCTTCTGCAGAAAAGCGATCAGAATAATGCGACACACTGAACACACAGTCACCGTCGACGCTCCGCTCGAGGTCGTTTGGGAGATACTCGTGGATGTCGAGGGATACGCCCGGATCTTTCCGCCCACCCGGGCCGTGGAGATTCTGGAGGAGTCACCGAAGCACCAGATCGCCCGGCTGACCGTCGACGTCAACGGGGAGGTCCAATCGTGGGTCTCCAGGCGTGATATCGATGTCACTCGCCGGATAATTTCCTACCGGCAGCTGGAGAACGCACCGCTGATGGGATACATGGGTGGCGACTGGCGAGCCCTGTCGATCGACGAGTCGCGCACCCAGCTCGTCCTCACCCATGATTTCGAGCCGCGGGAACCGATCGATGGCAAGGTCGATGGCCGCTTCACCTACGAAGAAGTCGACGAGCTGTTGCAGACTGCTGTCGAACGCAACAGTGCGGCGGACCTCGGTGCGGTGAAGGAATTCGCCGAGAAACGAGTAGCCGT
- a CDS encoding alpha/beta hydrolase → MRLRACRRVAAAALATVAVATSLTIDDAVATADPIITTRQLLGSPITADGSKIVEGVIRSGNSLGLLIYSAAMDKQITVEVQRPADASVPRPTLYLLNGAGGGTDLATWRRNTDVGEFLADKNVNVVQPVGGAWSYYTDWLRDDPKLGRNRWKTFFLEELPPLIDAALGTNGVNAIAGLSMAGTSVLALAEARPGLYRSVASYSGCAQTSDPLGKRAVRMAVDIWGGGNSANMWGADDNPLWSENDPYLHADKLRGVNLFISSGTGIPGPYDRIDDPHLITPGPAALLTQILLGGVIEASTNMCTHNLQNRLNQLGIPATYDFTPTGTHSWGYWQDAFKKSWPVLADGLDIHRG, encoded by the coding sequence GGCAACCGTTGCCGTCGCGACATCGTTGACGATCGACGATGCCGTGGCGACCGCTGATCCGATCATCACAACCCGGCAACTGCTCGGGTCACCGATCACCGCCGACGGTTCGAAGATCGTCGAGGGTGTCATCCGCAGCGGCAACAGCCTCGGCCTGCTGATCTATTCCGCCGCGATGGACAAGCAGATCACCGTCGAGGTCCAGCGCCCAGCGGATGCCTCGGTTCCGCGCCCAACGCTGTACTTGCTCAACGGCGCAGGCGGCGGCACGGATCTGGCGACGTGGCGACGCAATACCGATGTCGGTGAGTTCCTCGCGGATAAGAATGTCAACGTGGTCCAGCCGGTGGGTGGCGCCTGGAGCTACTACACCGACTGGCTCCGGGATGACCCGAAATTGGGTCGCAACAGGTGGAAAACCTTCTTCCTCGAGGAACTGCCGCCACTGATCGATGCCGCCTTGGGCACCAACGGAGTCAACGCCATCGCCGGTCTATCCATGGCAGGCACCTCTGTGCTCGCATTGGCGGAAGCTCGACCGGGCCTCTACCGGAGCGTGGCGTCTTACAGCGGTTGCGCACAAACCAGCGATCCGTTGGGAAAGCGAGCAGTGCGGATGGCGGTCGATATCTGGGGCGGCGGAAATTCCGCCAACATGTGGGGCGCCGATGACAACCCGCTGTGGTCCGAAAACGACCCTTATCTGCACGCGGACAAGCTGCGCGGCGTGAATCTGTTCATCTCGTCCGGCACCGGCATCCCCGGACCCTACGATCGGATCGACGATCCGCACCTGATCACGCCCGGGCCCGCTGCGCTGCTGACTCAAATACTGCTCGGCGGCGTCATCGAGGCGAGCACCAATATGTGCACGCACAACCTGCAAAACCGATTGAACCAACTCGGAATACCCGCGACCTACGACTTCACGCCGACCGGAACACATTCGTGGGGCTATTGGCAGGATGCCTTCAAGAAATCCTGGCCGGTGCTGGCCGATGGCCTCGACATCCACCGAGGTTGA